DNA from Mycolicibacterium alvei:
GTCGGGCCGGTGTGCGACAGGCCCAGACCGCTGGTGTCAATGTCGGCGGCTTCTTCGCCCGCCCTGATCAGGCCGGCGCGCAGGGTGATCAGGCGACCTACCACGTAGGCCACCCCGAGCGCCGCGATCAGCACCACGATCGCCAGCACCATGGATGAGCTCATGATTGTCGGAACCCGGCCAGGTCGACCGTTACTCCCGAGGCGATGCCCTCGATGATCACATCGGAGCCGCGGGCACCCGCGGTGGTCGGGGCGATCCCGAACGGCAGCTTCTGGCCGGTGATCGTGTGGCTGAACTCGGACAGCACGGCCGCGGTCTTGTCCTCGGGCACCGGTTCGCCTGCGGTGCCGGGGCCGGTCAGGATCCCGGTCGCGGTCAGCACCAGGGCGGTGTCGTCGCCGTCGGCGAAGGACAGGTCGACCGCGACACTGACCCGTTTGTCGAGCCCGGAGGCCTTGGGGGTGCCGGTGAACACCAGTCCCTGACTGCCGGAGATGCCGGACTCCGTGGTGCCGCCGGTGGCGTCGTTGGATTCCCGTTCGGGAGCCTCCACCAGCAGGTCACCGATGCCCATGACCCGGCCGACATGGGTGGAGTCGAGGATGATGCGACTCTCGGCCTTCTCGACCGGCAGCTTGGCGTCAGGTGCGATCAGCCACGACGAGTCGGCGAGGTCG
Protein-coding regions in this window:
- the lmeA gene encoding mannan chain length control protein LmeA, encoding MGDNVAVRKLLIGLTATVTALVVGVVGTDFGSAIYAEYRLARAVRSAAALNWDPWVAILGFPFLTQVRNHRYKEIEIRATGVDHPVVGRASLEATLHGIDLADSSWLIAPDAKLPVEKAESRIILDSTHVGRVMGIGDLLVEAPERESNDATGGTTESGISGSQGLVFTGTPKASGLDKRVSVAVDLSFADGDDTALVLTATGILTGPGTAGEPVPEDKTAAVLSEFSHTITGQKLPFGIAPTTAGARGSDVIIEGIASGVTVDLAGFRQS